CGTCGAGCGCGATGTCTGGTGTCGATTCTCATACCAAGACGTCACGTCGTTGAAGCTTGCCGCGATCAGCTCTTTGCCGTTGGGCGACACGGTGAAGGCGACCGGTGTCTGCCCGACCTGATTGCCGGCCGGACCATGAGTCAGCAGCCATTCCATCGAATTGTAATTGTAGCGGTCGTTCTTCAGCCGCGAATAGAGCACGCTGGCCGTGATCGTCATCCGCTCGATCGGCTGAAGCTGGAGCGACCCGGCGAGGCCCAAGCGCGACTGATCGTTGCCGAAGAAGTCGGCACGCGGCAGGCGTGGCGCATAAAGGCAATCGAGCGGGTCGGCGGCGCCGCAGGGCTTGGGCGTGCCAGTGACCTTGGGGTTGGTGTCGGCCCATGAATCTCCGTTAACCTGTGGACTAGTCCACAGGACGCTCGAGCGGCCTTCCTGGTAGACCGTCCGCTTCGAGTAGGCGGCCGACAGCAGGACGCCGATCTTTCCGTCGAGAAAAGTGTCGCTGAAGACGGTGGCGATGCGCGGATCGACCTTGCGCGTCACCGTATTGTAGCTGCCTTGCGCGGAGACGACGACATGGGCGCCGGGACGATCGAACGGCCGCCCGGAATAGAGATCGATCGTCCCGGCGATGCCGCCTTCCTCGGTCGAGGCGCGTTGCGTCTTCTGCACGTCGATGCGGTTGAAGAGCTCGGAGGCGAAGACGTTGAAGTCGAACCCGCGGCTGGAGTTGACGGTGAAGCCGCCAGAATCAAGACCGTCGGTGCTTGCGGGCACCTCCATGCCGTTCAGCGTCGTGCGGGTGAAGTCGGGTGCGAAGCCGCGCAGGGTTATGTTGCGGCCCTCGCCGCCTTCGCGACTGATCGCGACGCCGGGCACGCGCTGGATCGACTCGGACAGGTTCAAGTCCGGCATCTTCGCCATGTCCTCGGCGAGGATCGACTCGGTCAGGTTCGGCGCTGCCCGCTTTAGGTCGAGCGCCTTTCGAAGGCTGGAGCGAAAGCCGGTGACGACAATGTCGTTCGCGTCGGCGCCTACGGCAGTGTCGGCATCCTGTTCGGGCGAGGCCATCGTCGTGGCGGCTTGCGGGCCGGCTACCGGTTCGGCGGGGTTGTCGATGGTAATGACGTAGGTCTGGCTTCCCGTCCGGCGTGCGGTCAGTCCCGTGCCGGCAAGCAACTGCACCAAAGCCTGATCGACCGTCATGACGCCGCGGACGGGATTCGAGTATCTGTTTTGCGTGAACTCGCGGGAACCGATGATCTGGATGTCGGCCTGGTGGCCGAACACGGTGACCGCGCTTTGCAGGGGCTGTCGTGGAACGTCGAACTTCTTCGTCTCGGCATATGCCGGCGCTGCTGCCGCCAGATACACTGCTGCTGATGCCAGCCAGATGCTAGCCCGCCCCATCCCCATGTTGGCCTCTCCATTCGTGCAGCTTTGTTGCTGCTGATGACCTAGAGACCGGGCCGGCGCCAATCCTTCCACCGCCCTCCAAAAAGTTTATTGCGGGCGGCCGATCCTGATGTCGCGTTCGTCGGTCAGATCGATCGGCACGTTGAAGATCGTGCCGACCGCCTGGGCAAAGGCCTCGGGTTCGTCGGTGCGGAACGTGCCGTCGAATTGCCGGCTCGCAAGGCGCGTGTCGATCAGCACGATCTTGCGCCGGTTGTAGCGGTTGAACTCGTTGACCGCGCCGGCCAGCGTGTCGCCGTCCAGATCGATCGACCCTTGGCGCCAGGCCAGCGTGCGATCCACGACCGACGGCGTCTCCGCCTCCAGCCTCACTTCGGCGTCCTCGCCGATATATGCGCGCTGCCCCGCAGTCAGGCGCAGGAGCGGGCGCCGGTTCTCGCCAGCCCACGCCTCCACGACGCCTTCCGTTACCAGCACGTCCACGCCCTCCTCGCGTCGTCTGACCGAAAAGGCCGTACCGATCGCGCGCACCCAAACACCGCCTGCTTCGACGACGAAGGGACGGGCAGGGTCCTTGGCGACCTTGAACCAGGCCTCTCCCTTCGCCAAACGGACGTCTCGTCGCCCCTTTGAAAGCGTGATCTCTATCTCGCTCGCGGTGTTAATCGCGGTCGAGGATCCGTCGGCGAGCGGCACCTGCCTGATCTCTCCAAGGTCCGTTCTGAACACGGTCGAGGAGCGGTTCCAGAACAGAAGGCCTGCGAGCGATGCTGCCACCAGACCGGTACCACCCAGCACAAACGCGCGCCGCTTAATAAGCGCTGGCTCGCCAGCCAGCGCCACAGCATTCACCTGCGGGTCGATCGACAGCCACAGCGCCTGAGCTTGCAGCAGGGCTCCCGAACATCTCTTGTCCTGTGACAGCCACCGTTCGAGTTCGGCTTCCTGTGAGTCCGACCATTCGCCCACATCCATTCGTGCCACCCAGGCTGCCGCCTGATCGGCAATGTCTTCCCGGGTCACTTCCACCACTGTCGGACTCCCATAACGGAAGAGGATCGAACAAGCCGCTCGTCGGCATCCCCCTCTGCGCGGCTCCATGCTTCGCGTAGCAGGCGAACACCGAGCCAGACCTGTTTCTCCACCGCCTTTTCCGTTGTGCCGAGGTGGTCGGCGATCTTCTTTTGCGACCATCCCTCCAGCTTGCGCAGGCGCACGATGCTGCCGCAGCGTTCGGGGAGGCGGTCGATCAACGCCAGCATCGCCCGATGACTCACCTTGGAGACGGCCAGTTCCTCCGGCGACGGCGCGTCATCCTGATAGCTGTCGACCTGGACCAAGGCCTCCATCGGCACGATGCGCTGACGCCGCAATCGCCGGGCCAGCAGGTTGCGTGCGGTCGAGAGGAAATAGCTGTAAGGTGACGTAATATGCGCAACGCTCTCGAGCGTCGCTATCCGGCAATAGGCTTCCTGCAGGATCTCGTCGATATCTTCAGGCGAAACGCGCGCGCGACGGAGCCACGCGCGCACCTTCTGCTCGTGAGGTAGCACCTCGCCAGCTACCCAGAGCGCCCGCTCGTGCCTCCGACCTGCTGCTGACAGTTGCTTCATCACATCCTAGGTAAGCGGTTGAACGGTGGGTTGGCCAAACCCTTTAGATACGCGGCTGATGCAAAACCTTCTCGCCGAATGATTTATCATCGACGTCGAATGAGCTGAGAAAATCTTAAGGCTTGGGCGATGGTAACGCTGGCCGCTTCTGGTGGATTACAGCCTGACCGCTTTCGGGCTCGCAGATGGCGTAAGCGGCCATTGGTTCATGGTCTTCCTCACGGCCGCTACGCGTGCCAACGACGCGGCGACCTATGTCCAGTGCGATCCTGCAAAGCGCCGTGCAGGGAGACTAGGTATCAGATTGGCGACACGACGGCGGCCGAAATATCACCTCAGCTTTTGTGCACGCTAGTCAAAAACTGAGGTCCGCCGCCACGGCCTGGGTGACGCACATACTTAGGGTCGAGACCGGCGCGACGCGCCGCCAGTTCTGCACCCCGACCT
The sequence above is a segment of the Sphingomonas insulae genome. Coding sequences within it:
- a CDS encoding FecR family protein; the protein is MVEVTREDIADQAAAWVARMDVGEWSDSQEAELERWLSQDKRCSGALLQAQALWLSIDPQVNAVALAGEPALIKRRAFVLGGTGLVAASLAGLLFWNRSSTVFRTDLGEIRQVPLADGSSTAINTASEIEITLSKGRRDVRLAKGEAWFKVAKDPARPFVVEAGGVWVRAIGTAFSVRRREEGVDVLVTEGVVEAWAGENRRPLLRLTAGQRAYIGEDAEVRLEAETPSVVDRTLAWRQGSIDLDGDTLAGAVNEFNRYNRRKIVLIDTRLASRQFDGTFRTDEPEAFAQAVGTIFNVPIDLTDERDIRIGRPQ
- a CDS encoding RNA polymerase sigma factor, which gives rise to MKQLSAAGRRHERALWVAGEVLPHEQKVRAWLRRARVSPEDIDEILQEAYCRIATLESVAHITSPYSYFLSTARNLLARRLRRQRIVPMEALVQVDSYQDDAPSPEELAVSKVSHRAMLALIDRLPERCGSIVRLRKLEGWSQKKIADHLGTTEKAVEKQVWLGVRLLREAWSRAEGDADERLVRSSSVMGVRQWWK